A genomic region of Christiangramia sp. OXR-203 contains the following coding sequences:
- a CDS encoding AsmA-like C-terminal region-containing protein: protein MKKAFKIIGFTLLTIIILLVIAPFVFESQLKDLVRKTLNENMDAQVDFEDINLSMFRNFPDATLVIEDLSIINNEPFKGDTLALSEEIILEMTVKELFKSSSEPKRVDQVKINNAYLNIKVDSLGQANYDIAIEDTTATAADSTATGFSLDLKHYEINNTRIKYVDESAKISLDVENLNHEGNGDFSLATSELETYSEALVSLDYDGVNYLNQNSVSLDAVLEMDLENMRYTFLENEAMVNQLPLTFDGYVQVNESDTEMDLSFKTPSSDFKNFLAVIPQTYAQNIENVETNGDFIVDGRIFGKADDTYIPKMNVKISSSNASFKYPELPKSVQDINLDMVILNDSGIAEDTYIDINTATFRIDEDQFSANGKVSNLTENMLVSLALKGSINLANLNKAYPLELEQDLNGRLTADVQTSFDMNSIEKEQYQNVKSKGTASISNFSYASPEIPNKISISNANMSFNQGNVSVPELKLSTGKTDLTANGTIQNLIGFLFTDQQLKGDFKARSNVFSVNDFMLAETEEVTTTTEDGEQKTESKTTGKEAVKIPSFLDIQLQFDANTVYYDNLELKNVTGLLIIKDESARLQNVSTNIFNGSIGANGFVSTKNPTPTFEMNLDLNSLDIASSFNGLELMQNLAPLAKAMKGKVQSKVNLKGNLNEDLTPQLTSLVGDALAELLTAELDPQQAALLSKLDSQLGFINFDKIDLSNLKTKLSFNDGQVAIAPFDFDIKGVKFQVSGTHGFDMNMNYDLKLDIPAKYLGNEVGGTLGKLSGEDFSNMMVALPVGITGSFQNPKISLNMQQAVNSLTQKVVEKQKGKLEDKAVDAINDILQGKRDPKKPFSKNDTTAVKQDSIAQSKTTKSDTIQKSQKEQVQNAAKNILGGILKNNKKKTDTTTNNN, encoded by the coding sequence ATGAAAAAAGCATTTAAAATAATTGGATTTACACTACTAACCATCATCATCCTATTAGTGATCGCACCTTTTGTATTTGAATCTCAGCTGAAGGATCTCGTGAGAAAAACATTGAACGAGAACATGGATGCTCAGGTAGATTTTGAAGATATTAACCTTAGTATGTTTCGAAATTTTCCTGATGCTACTTTGGTGATCGAGGATCTTAGCATTATAAATAACGAACCTTTTAAAGGAGATACTCTTGCACTTAGTGAAGAGATCATCCTGGAAATGACTGTCAAGGAACTTTTTAAGAGTAGCTCTGAACCTAAAAGAGTAGATCAGGTAAAGATCAATAACGCCTATCTAAATATCAAGGTGGACTCATTGGGACAAGCCAATTATGATATTGCTATTGAAGATACCACGGCAACCGCCGCAGATTCGACCGCTACAGGATTCAGCCTGGACCTAAAGCACTATGAGATCAACAATACCAGGATTAAATATGTGGATGAGTCGGCGAAGATCTCACTGGATGTTGAAAACCTGAATCATGAAGGAAATGGTGATTTCTCTCTTGCTACTTCTGAATTGGAAACCTATTCCGAAGCACTGGTAAGTCTAGATTACGATGGAGTAAATTATCTGAATCAGAATTCCGTTAGCCTTGATGCTGTACTGGAAATGGACCTGGAAAATATGCGCTATACTTTTCTTGAAAACGAAGCCATGGTGAACCAGTTACCCTTAACCTTCGACGGTTATGTGCAGGTAAATGAAAGTGATACTGAAATGGATCTAAGCTTTAAAACCCCTTCTTCAGATTTCAAAAACTTCCTTGCAGTGATTCCTCAAACTTACGCGCAGAATATTGAAAATGTAGAGACCAACGGAGACTTTATCGTTGACGGTAGAATCTTCGGAAAAGCTGACGATACCTATATTCCGAAGATGAACGTGAAAATATCTTCCAGCAACGCATCCTTCAAATATCCGGAGCTGCCTAAAAGTGTACAGGATATTAACCTGGATATGGTGATCCTCAACGATTCCGGAATTGCAGAAGACACTTATATCGATATCAATACAGCTACTTTCAGAATAGATGAAGATCAATTTTCTGCCAATGGAAAAGTGAGTAATCTTACTGAAAATATGCTGGTAAGTCTAGCCTTAAAGGGAAGTATAAATCTGGCTAACCTCAACAAAGCCTATCCACTGGAGCTCGAACAGGATTTAAACGGAAGGCTTACTGCAGATGTGCAGACCAGTTTCGATATGAATTCTATTGAAAAAGAACAATATCAAAATGTAAAAAGTAAGGGAACGGCTTCTATTTCAAACTTTAGCTATGCTTCTCCTGAAATTCCAAACAAGATCAGTATTTCCAATGCCAATATGAGTTTTAATCAGGGGAATGTTAGTGTTCCTGAATTGAAGCTAAGCACCGGAAAAACAGATCTTACTGCAAATGGAACAATTCAAAACCTGATTGGATTTTTATTTACAGATCAGCAGCTAAAAGGTGATTTTAAAGCTAGATCGAATGTGTTTTCTGTGAATGATTTTATGTTGGCTGAAACTGAAGAGGTCACAACGACGACTGAAGATGGCGAACAAAAAACAGAAAGTAAGACCACCGGAAAGGAAGCCGTAAAAATTCCTTCTTTTCTGGATATTCAGTTACAATTTGATGCTAATACAGTTTATTATGATAATCTGGAATTAAAGAATGTAACTGGATTATTGATTATTAAAGATGAATCTGCCAGATTGCAGAACGTATCTACCAATATTTTCAATGGTAGTATTGGTGCCAATGGCTTTGTTTCCACAAAAAATCCTACTCCTACTTTCGAGATGAATCTGGATCTAAATTCATTGGATATCGCATCATCTTTTAACGGACTTGAACTTATGCAGAATCTTGCTCCACTGGCAAAAGCCATGAAAGGAAAAGTACAGTCCAAAGTAAATTTAAAGGGTAACCTGAACGAGGATCTTACCCCGCAACTTACCAGCCTTGTGGGTGATGCTCTTGCAGAGTTACTTACTGCAGAACTCGACCCGCAACAAGCAGCATTATTGTCAAAACTTGATAGTCAGCTTGGTTTCATCAATTTCGATAAGATCGATCTTTCTAATCTTAAAACGAAACTTTCATTTAATGATGGACAGGTAGCTATTGCACCATTTGATTTTGACATTAAAGGTGTTAAGTTCCAGGTTAGCGGTACTCATGGATTTGATATGAATATGAACTATGACCTTAAACTGGACATTCCGGCAAAATATCTCGGAAATGAAGTAGGCGGAACACTTGGAAAACTAAGTGGTGAAGACTTCTCCAATATGATGGTAGCACTACCCGTTGGGATCACCGGAAGTTTTCAAAATCCAAAAATCAGTTTGAACATGCAGCAGGCAGTGAACAGTCTTACGCAAAAGGTGGTTGAAAAGCAAAAAGGCAAGCTGGAAGATAAAGCTGTAGATGCGATCAATGATATCCTTCAGGGGAAACGTGATCCCAAAAAACCTTTCAGTAAAAACGATACAACTGCTGTAAAGCAGGACAGCATCGCTCAAAGCAAAACAACTAAATCTGATACTATTCAGAAGTCACAGAAGGAGCAGGTTCAGAATGCTGCAAAGAATATTCTTGGTGGCATCTTGAAGAATAATAAAAAGAAAACTGATACCACTACCAATAATAATTAG
- a CDS encoding DUF2797 domain-containing protein — protein sequence MIYSGVLTKMRTELSDTVQYYLVWKDDFIHMNQLIGKKISINFLKYECLNCGLQKKIFRQGLCYDCFSSIPQAGEWVISPEKSKAHLDEVDRDLEYEKRSQLQPHIVYLANSSDVKVGVTRKTQVPTRWIDQGAHEAIEIVEVPNRYLAGITEVALKNHVADKTNWRKMLTNDVLDLDLHAERDKLKPFIPDEAREYYLASNKETEIKFPVEKYPEKVKTLNLSKSPYYEGLLRGIKGQYLIFDDGTAFNVRGHEGHVVEIKVVL from the coding sequence ATGATCTATAGCGGTGTCCTTACCAAAATGAGAACCGAACTTAGCGATACAGTCCAGTATTATTTAGTCTGGAAGGATGATTTCATTCATATGAATCAATTGATAGGCAAGAAAATAAGCATCAACTTTCTCAAATATGAGTGTTTGAATTGTGGGCTTCAGAAGAAGATTTTCAGACAGGGTTTATGTTATGATTGTTTCAGCTCTATACCCCAGGCTGGGGAATGGGTGATTAGTCCGGAGAAGAGTAAAGCGCATTTAGATGAGGTAGATCGTGATCTGGAGTATGAAAAGAGATCACAGCTGCAACCGCATATTGTCTACCTGGCAAATTCAAGTGATGTGAAAGTTGGGGTTACGCGTAAAACTCAGGTGCCTACAAGATGGATTGATCAGGGTGCACATGAAGCGATCGAAATTGTGGAGGTTCCCAATCGTTATCTTGCCGGAATTACTGAAGTTGCCCTAAAGAATCATGTAGCCGATAAGACGAACTGGAGGAAAATGCTTACTAACGATGTGCTTGATCTGGATCTTCACGCTGAAAGAGATAAACTGAAGCCATTCATTCCAGATGAAGCACGTGAATATTACCTGGCCAGTAACAAGGAGACCGAAATCAAATTTCCGGTAGAGAAATACCCTGAAAAAGTAAAGACTTTGAATTTAAGTAAGAGTCCGTATTATGAAGGCTTATTACGCGGCATCAAAGGTCAGTATCTCATTTTTGATGATGGCACTGCATTCAATGTAAGAGGTCATGAGGGTCACGTAGTCGAGATCAAAGTAGTGCTGTAA
- a CDS encoding GH3 auxin-responsive promoter family protein, with product MPIPLVNSIASWFLKKRIHQMELFIKYPHEVQQELLRNLITKAKNTEVGKRYHFSEINNYQKFRERVPIQKYEDIESDIERSRKGEHNIFWPGAIRWFAKSSGTTNAKSKFIPVSQDSLEACHYAAGKDLICIYLNNNPGSQMFTGKSLRLGGSKELYQENGTSYGDLSAILIDNMPFWAEFSSTPSNEVSLMHDWETKMQAIVNETIKERVTSLAGVPSWMLVLLNNVLQSTGKENVFEVWPHLEAYFHGGVSFEPYASQYQKILPKEDFRFYEIYNASEGFFACQDLNDSKEMLLMLDYGIFYEFIPMDSYGSALEHAIPLDEVQIGVNYAVVITTNAGLWRYKIGDTIKFTNTNPYRIKVTGRTKHHINVFGEELIIENAESALKKVCLLTNCEIKDYTVAPIFMEGREKGAHEWMIEFKNEPRDFDNFKVQLDLALQEVNSDYEAKRYNNMTLNAPLVHQARPDLFYDWLKMHNKVGGQHKVPRLSNSRTYLEELLKLSN from the coding sequence ATGCCAATTCCATTAGTCAACTCCATTGCTTCTTGGTTCTTAAAGAAGAGAATTCATCAAATGGAATTGTTCATTAAGTATCCTCATGAGGTACAGCAAGAGCTGCTTCGAAACCTAATTACCAAAGCAAAGAATACTGAAGTTGGGAAGCGCTACCATTTTTCTGAGATCAATAATTACCAGAAATTCAGGGAACGTGTTCCTATTCAGAAATATGAAGATATCGAAAGTGATATTGAGCGTAGCCGTAAAGGTGAACATAATATTTTCTGGCCGGGAGCTATTCGTTGGTTTGCAAAATCCAGCGGTACCACCAATGCAAAAAGCAAATTTATTCCCGTTAGTCAGGATTCACTGGAAGCCTGCCATTACGCTGCCGGGAAAGACCTCATCTGCATATACCTGAATAACAATCCTGGATCGCAGATGTTTACCGGTAAAAGTCTGCGTCTGGGAGGAAGCAAGGAACTTTACCAGGAAAACGGAACAAGCTACGGAGATCTTTCAGCTATTCTTATAGATAATATGCCTTTCTGGGCAGAGTTTAGTAGCACTCCGAGTAACGAAGTTTCATTGATGCATGACTGGGAAACCAAGATGCAGGCAATTGTAAACGAAACCATTAAGGAACGGGTGACCAGTCTTGCCGGTGTTCCTAGCTGGATGCTGGTTTTACTGAATAATGTGCTGCAAAGTACTGGAAAAGAAAACGTATTTGAGGTCTGGCCTCACCTGGAAGCATATTTTCATGGCGGAGTAAGTTTCGAGCCTTATGCTTCCCAATACCAGAAAATTTTACCCAAGGAAGATTTTAGGTTCTATGAGATCTACAATGCTTCTGAAGGCTTTTTCGCCTGTCAGGATCTTAACGATTCCAAAGAAATGCTACTCATGCTGGATTACGGAATTTTTTATGAGTTTATTCCCATGGACAGCTATGGCTCTGCACTGGAACACGCTATCCCACTTGATGAAGTGCAAATTGGCGTGAACTACGCTGTAGTGATCACAACAAATGCCGGCTTATGGAGATATAAGATTGGTGATACCATTAAGTTTACTAATACTAATCCTTACCGCATTAAAGTTACCGGGAGAACCAAGCATCATATCAATGTTTTTGGTGAAGAACTTATCATTGAAAATGCTGAATCTGCTCTCAAAAAAGTATGTCTTTTAACTAATTGTGAGATTAAGGATTATACGGTTGCCCCAATATTTATGGAAGGTCGTGAGAAAGGTGCCCATGAATGGATGATCGAATTCAAGAACGAACCGAGAGATTTCGATAATTTCAAAGTTCAGCTTGATCTTGCCTTGCAAGAGGTAAATAGTGATTATGAGGCAAAAAGGTACAATAACATGACCCTAAATGCGCCGCTTGTACACCAGGCGCGTCCTGATCTTTTTTATGATTGGTTGAAAATGCATAACAAAGTTGGCGGTCAGCACAAAGTACCAAGACTTTCGAATTCCAGAACTTATCTCGAGGAATTGTTGAAATTAAGCAATTAG
- a CDS encoding sugar O-acetyltransferase, which yields MASEKEKMLSEQAYKASDKELFKERLHAQKTCFGFNNISPELINERHDLIRRILGSVSSEFYIQPPFQCDYGYNIHLGNHFYSNYNLTILDCAEVRIGDHVMIAPNVSIFTAGHPIDANKRNEEWEYAIPVTIGNNVWIGGNSVINPGVSIGDNSVIGSGSVVTRDIPSNVIAAGNPCKVIREITKADENFYFKDRRF from the coding sequence ATGGCGAGCGAGAAAGAAAAGATGCTCAGTGAGCAGGCCTATAAAGCTTCAGACAAGGAATTATTCAAAGAGCGACTGCATGCTCAAAAAACTTGTTTTGGTTTTAATAATATATCGCCTGAACTAATTAATGAAAGACACGATCTCATTCGCAGAATACTTGGTTCAGTTTCTTCGGAATTTTATATACAGCCGCCATTTCAATGTGATTATGGCTACAATATTCACCTTGGAAATCACTTTTACTCGAATTATAATCTAACCATACTGGACTGCGCTGAAGTTAGGATAGGTGACCATGTAATGATCGCTCCAAACGTGAGTATTTTTACGGCCGGACATCCTATAGATGCAAATAAGCGAAACGAAGAATGGGAATATGCAATTCCTGTGACAATTGGTAATAATGTTTGGATAGGCGGAAATTCAGTAATAAATCCTGGAGTGAGTATTGGCGATAATTCTGTAATTGGATCTGGAAGTGTTGTAACCCGTGATATCCCTTCCAATGTGATCGCTGCAGGAAATCCATGCAAAGTCATTAGGGAGATCACCAAAGCTGATGAAAACTTCTATTTTAAGGATAGAAGATTTTAA
- the hemL gene encoding glutamate-1-semialdehyde 2,1-aminomutase — translation MIYKRSSALFADAKKVIPGGVNSPVRAFKAVGGDPVFVKRAAGAYLYDEDDNQLIDYINSWGPLILGHAHKPVVDAVVEKARMGTSFGTPTEIETKIAELAVKMVPNIDKIRMVNSGTEACMSAVRLARGFTGKDKIIKFAGCYHGHSDSFLIQAGSGAVTFGSPNSPGVTQGTAKDTFLANFNDLANVKELVEANKGEIACIILEPVAGNMGCIPPAEGFLQGLREICDATGILLVFDEVMTGFRLAAGGVQQRENVVADIVCFGKVIGGGLPVGAFAARNEIMDHLAPIGPVYQAGTLSGNPLAMAAGLAMLTELGSNPQIFESIDKKTAYLHEGMEKVLKQNEIDFTINRYGSMISVHFGLDAVTDFASAAKSANLGTFNKFFHGMLENGIYIAPSAYETWFISDALSYEDLDRTIEVVDKVAKTL, via the coding sequence ATGATTTATAAGAGAAGTAGTGCCTTGTTCGCAGATGCTAAAAAAGTAATTCCGGGCGGAGTGAATTCACCGGTTAGAGCTTTTAAAGCTGTTGGAGGAGATCCTGTTTTCGTTAAGCGAGCTGCAGGAGCCTATTTATATGACGAGGATGATAATCAACTAATAGATTATATAAATTCGTGGGGTCCGCTAATTCTGGGCCACGCCCACAAACCGGTAGTAGATGCTGTAGTTGAAAAAGCAAGGATGGGAACATCTTTTGGAACGCCTACAGAAATTGAAACCAAGATCGCAGAACTGGCGGTTAAAATGGTACCCAATATTGATAAGATAAGAATGGTAAATTCCGGGACTGAAGCCTGTATGAGTGCTGTGCGCCTGGCCCGAGGTTTTACCGGAAAAGATAAAATTATCAAATTTGCTGGTTGTTACCATGGTCATAGTGATTCCTTCCTGATACAGGCAGGGAGTGGGGCAGTAACATTTGGGTCACCAAACAGCCCGGGAGTAACCCAGGGAACGGCTAAAGACACCTTTCTTGCTAATTTCAATGACCTAGCAAATGTAAAAGAGCTCGTAGAAGCTAATAAGGGGGAGATCGCCTGTATCATTCTGGAGCCGGTGGCTGGAAATATGGGATGTATTCCGCCGGCTGAAGGTTTTTTACAAGGTTTGCGAGAAATATGTGATGCAACCGGAATTTTACTTGTTTTTGATGAGGTAATGACTGGTTTCAGACTTGCAGCCGGAGGTGTGCAGCAGAGAGAAAATGTGGTTGCTGATATCGTTTGCTTCGGAAAAGTAATTGGAGGTGGATTGCCTGTTGGGGCCTTCGCGGCAAGAAATGAGATCATGGATCATCTTGCTCCTATAGGACCAGTTTACCAGGCCGGAACATTAAGTGGAAATCCTTTAGCTATGGCTGCCGGTTTAGCTATGCTAACAGAATTGGGCTCAAATCCACAGATCTTTGAAAGCATTGATAAGAAAACAGCCTACCTGCACGAGGGTATGGAAAAAGTATTAAAACAAAATGAGATCGATTTCACGATCAATAGATACGGTTCTATGATCTCGGTACATTTTGGATTGGATGCTGTAACAGATTTTGCTTCCGCAGCAAAGTCGGCGAACTTAGGGACTTTTAATAAATTCTTCCATGGGATGTTGGAAAATGGAATTTATATCGCACCAAGTGCCTATGAAACATGGTTTATAAGTGATGCACTTAGCTACGAAGATCTTGATCGTACGATCGAGGTAGTAGATAAAGTAGCCAAAACACTTTAG
- a CDS encoding glucosaminidase domain-containing protein, with protein MKLNRVLLLFIVAVFAASCGSRKKVDTRKDDVVKSDRREENKNSPAEIVDDVREEMPRNSYHYRIEDYIRDYSDIAQEEMKLYKIPASITLAQGILESGAGNGQLTRQANNHFGIKCHDWNGEKVYHDDDRKGECFRKYKHAKYSYRDHSLFLSGRGRYSELFELDANDYEGWAKGLRKAGYATDRRYPDKLIDLIERYELYKFDENVNGKSTRSYAAQPKTTNESHVVQKGDTLYSISKKYDTTVEDIKRRNGLNGNNISIGQILNVK; from the coding sequence ATGAAATTGAATAGAGTTTTACTGCTGTTTATTGTTGCCGTTTTTGCTGCTTCCTGCGGAAGTCGTAAAAAGGTGGATACCAGGAAAGATGATGTTGTAAAAAGTGATCGACGGGAAGAGAATAAAAATTCCCCAGCAGAGATCGTTGATGATGTACGGGAAGAAATGCCGCGCAATTCGTACCATTATCGGATAGAGGATTACATTCGGGATTACTCTGATATTGCCCAGGAAGAAATGAAATTATATAAGATCCCTGCAAGTATAACGCTTGCCCAGGGAATTTTAGAATCTGGTGCCGGTAATGGGCAATTGACCAGACAGGCCAATAATCATTTTGGTATTAAATGTCACGATTGGAATGGTGAAAAAGTATACCATGATGATGATAGAAAGGGAGAATGTTTTAGAAAGTATAAGCACGCGAAATATTCTTACAGAGATCATAGCCTGTTCCTTTCAGGGCGAGGTAGATATTCAGAACTTTTTGAACTGGATGCTAATGATTATGAAGGCTGGGCCAAAGGTTTAAGAAAGGCCGGTTATGCAACAGACAGGCGTTATCCAGACAAATTGATCGATCTTATTGAACGTTACGAGTTGTATAAATTTGATGAAAACGTCAACGGAAAATCTACTCGTAGCTATGCTGCACAACCTAAAACCACGAACGAAAGTCATGTGGTACAAAAAGGAGATACCTTGTATTCGATCTCCAAAAAATACGATACTACTGTAGAAGATATTAAAAGAAGGAACGGCCTGAACGGAAATAACATCTCCATTGGCCAGATCCTGAATGTAAAATAG
- a CDS encoding 1-aminocyclopropane-1-carboxylate deaminase/D-cysteine desulfhydrase gives MSSIFQTSEVFVSENQFIAEFSNSVTLHIKREDLLHPEVSGNKFRKLKYSVLKASELKKNCLLTFGGAHSNHIAATAAAGKLEGISTIGFIRGDELEFQKEKWSPTLKYADSCGMKLKFISREEYRDKESEAFLKQLQSQFPDAMIIPEGGTSELAIKGCEEILSEADSEYDYICTSVGTGGTMAGIINASFTHQNILGFSALKSEHLSEEIERMTTNTNWSINTNYHFGGYAKTSAELIQFMNDFFRKSQIKLDPVYTGKLLFGIFELAQKNYFPKGSKILAIHTGGLQGIAGMNERLRKKAQPQIITEL, from the coding sequence ATGAGTTCCATTTTTCAGACTTCGGAAGTTTTTGTTTCTGAAAATCAATTTATTGCTGAATTTTCAAATTCAGTGACCCTACATATTAAGCGTGAAGATCTTTTGCATCCTGAAGTTTCCGGGAACAAATTTAGAAAACTGAAGTATTCCGTATTGAAAGCTTCAGAATTGAAAAAGAATTGCTTGCTAACTTTTGGCGGTGCTCATAGTAATCATATCGCAGCCACGGCAGCAGCCGGAAAACTGGAAGGTATCTCAACTATTGGTTTTATAAGAGGAGATGAACTGGAATTTCAGAAAGAAAAATGGAGTCCAACATTGAAGTATGCAGATTCCTGCGGAATGAAGCTGAAATTTATAAGCAGGGAAGAATATCGGGACAAAGAATCTGAAGCATTTCTGAAGCAATTGCAATCTCAATTTCCCGATGCGATGATCATTCCTGAAGGTGGAACAAGTGAACTGGCGATCAAAGGTTGTGAAGAAATTCTTTCTGAAGCCGATAGTGAATATGATTATATATGTACTTCAGTAGGAACTGGAGGAACTATGGCAGGGATTATTAATGCTTCTTTCACTCACCAAAATATACTGGGTTTTTCAGCTCTCAAATCTGAACATCTTTCCGAAGAAATTGAGAGAATGACTACCAATACGAACTGGTCCATCAATACTAATTATCATTTTGGTGGATATGCAAAGACTTCTGCAGAATTAATTCAGTTTATGAATGATTTTTTCAGAAAAAGCCAAATCAAACTCGATCCGGTTTATACAGGGAAATTACTTTTTGGTATTTTTGAACTCGCGCAGAAAAATTACTTTCCGAAGGGTTCAAAGATCTTGGCAATTCATACCGGAGGCCTGCAGGGAATAGCCGGAATGAACGAGAGATTGAGAAAAAAAGCGCAGCCACAAATTATAACCGAACTATGA
- a CDS encoding DUF5522 domain-containing protein: MNFQRKRIPLEDGDYYLTPEGYRCFTEKYHLKRGYCCESGCRHCPYGYNSKTNKQE, translated from the coding sequence ATGAATTTTCAGAGAAAAAGAATCCCACTCGAGGACGGAGACTATTACCTGACCCCGGAAGGATACCGCTGTTTTACTGAAAAATATCACTTAAAACGTGGTTATTGTTGCGAAAGTGGTTGTCGTCATTGTCCCTATGGATATAATAGCAAAACAAATAAGCAGGAGTAA
- a CDS encoding DUF4136 domain-containing protein: protein MRFLKITPLVLLLALIFSSCSSVRVASDYDREADFNQYKSFAFFKPGIDKADISDLDKKRILRAIENEMQKNGFTKSENPDLLVSIFTKTNENINIYQNNFAGWGYGWGWNPWYWGSGFNTVNRTSEGTLYIDLIDSENKELVWQGMGTAALAREVNKKQERINEIVAKIMEKYPPGMEK from the coding sequence ATGAGATTTTTAAAAATTACTCCTCTAGTGCTGCTACTGGCACTAATCTTTAGCTCGTGTAGTAGTGTGCGTGTGGCATCAGATTACGATCGGGAAGCCGATTTTAATCAGTACAAATCCTTCGCATTTTTCAAACCAGGAATAGATAAAGCCGATATATCTGATCTTGACAAGAAAAGAATTCTAAGAGCCATCGAGAATGAGATGCAAAAGAATGGTTTCACAAAATCTGAAAACCCGGATCTTCTAGTGAGCATCTTTACAAAAACTAACGAGAACATCAATATTTACCAGAATAACTTTGCTGGTTGGGGCTATGGATGGGGATGGAACCCGTGGTACTGGGGAAGCGGATTCAATACCGTTAACAGAACCAGTGAAGGAACGCTTTATATAGACCTTATCGATTCTGAAAATAAAGAATTAGTGTGGCAGGGAATGGGAACTGCAGCATTGGCCCGGGAAGTAAATAAAAAGCAGGAACGTATCAATGAGATCGTTGCCAAGATCATGGAAAAATATCCTCCCGGAATGGAGAAATAG